TACACGATTACATCCACCTTACCTCCCTCACATGGCGGTAGAACCCAAGCTTTATTAAGAAGGATTAAATTGATAGATGAAGAATTTAATGTACCCACTAAAATTTTGACGACAAACTATAATAGAAACTATCCAAATATTTATAAAACATTTTTAGAAGAACATAAAGTCACTAAAAACATAGAATTCGAAAACATTTATGAATGGTTAACAAATTATAAAATTTACGACGTACCCAAAACAAAATTCTTCAATAAACCAAAATACAATAAAATACCAAAACGTATTTCTGGACTTAAAGCTAAAAAGAATACTCAAAATCATGAGATACATTATTATCAAGATAATCAATTAGTGCGTTACAGAAAATATTTCAATAATAATTCAATCTTACGTTACGAAGATGTCATTGCTCCTGAAACTGGCTTGAAAACAAAACGAAGTGAATATAATTCATATGGTTATTTGCATAGAATTATTAATTATTATGAAAATTCTACAAAGAAAAGCCAAGAAATGATGTATTATCCAAACGGTGAAATGTACTGCGAACGTCATTTTAAAGACAATAAAAAAAATAGCGTCAATTTAGTTAAACTGTTCAAAGATGGAAAAGTATATCAAACTTTCTCCGATGACAAGGCATTCGCACAATATTATTTCGAACATAAATTCAAAGATGGAGACATTGTTTTCAGTGATGCAAGACTTTTAGACGATCCATTACTGGCACAATCACATCATACTCGAAATATACTAGTGTTACACAGCTCTCATTTATCCGGGACTCAAATAAAAAAATCTTTCAAATACGCATTTGAACATAAAGAAAATGTTGAAAAATTTATAGTCTTAACGCAACAACAAAAAGTGGATATTCAAGACATGTATCCTATTCCAGATAAACAATTTGCGGTTATTCCACACTTTATTGAAACAAACAAATCTATTGATAATGAAAATGTTGAAGATCGCTTTGTATTTATAGGTCGCTTTAGTAAAGAAAAACAATTAGATCATCTTTTAAAAGCGTATATAGAATTTCTTAAAAGCGGGCATCAGACAAAATTGGCATTATATGGCAGAGATGAAGATAACCAAAAAGCTATGATGCAGGACATCATCGATGCAAATCAATTAAATAGTCAAGTTACCATTCATAAATATACTTCTAGTCCATTAGCCGAATTTAAAAAATCCAAAGCGTCATTATTAACAAGTAGCTATGAAGGATTCGGACTCACTATTATGGAAAGTATTTCTATGGGGTGTCCTGTTATTGCATATGACGTTATGTATGGCCCTAATGAAATTATCGATCATGCTAAAAACGGATACTTAGTTGAAGCGAATAATATTAATCAATTAGCCAACTATATGACTCAAATCATCGAACAACCTCTCACTAAAGTTGAAAATAATGAAAAACTATATTACTCATCAGCTGTTAAACATTATAAGCAATTACTCGAAGCGTTAAAGGCAATTTAAAAATATCCTCCTCACTTTGTTATTAATGCAAAGTAAGGAGGATATTTTATGATTGATATTCTAAATAAGACTGGATTCCTTTTTCAACAGAATATTGAGGGTTAAATCCTAAACTTTGAATTGGCGAAATATCTGCATATGAATGTTTAATATCTCCAAC
The DNA window shown above is from Staphylococcus sp. M0911 and carries:
- a CDS encoding glycosyltransferase; the encoded protein is MIYTITSTLPPSHGGRTQALLRRIKLIDEEFNVPTKILTTNYNRNYPNIYKTFLEEHKVTKNIEFENIYEWLTNYKIYDVPKTKFFNKPKYNKIPKRISGLKAKKNTQNHEIHYYQDNQLVRYRKYFNNNSILRYEDVIAPETGLKTKRSEYNSYGYLHRIINYYENSTKKSQEMMYYPNGEMYCERHFKDNKKNSVNLVKLFKDGKVYQTFSDDKAFAQYYFEHKFKDGDIVFSDARLLDDPLLAQSHHTRNILVLHSSHLSGTQIKKSFKYAFEHKENVEKFIVLTQQQKVDIQDMYPIPDKQFAVIPHFIETNKSIDNENVEDRFVFIGRFSKEKQLDHLLKAYIEFLKSGHQTKLALYGRDEDNQKAMMQDIIDANQLNSQVTIHKYTSSPLAEFKKSKASLLTSSYEGFGLTIMESISMGCPVIAYDVMYGPNEIIDHAKNGYLVEANNINQLANYMTQIIEQPLTKVENNEKLYYSSAVKHYKQLLEALKAI